A single genomic interval of Helianthus annuus cultivar XRQ/B chromosome 6, HanXRQr2.0-SUNRISE, whole genome shotgun sequence harbors:
- the LOC110887740 gene encoding serine/arginine-rich SC35-like splicing factor SCL33, producing MSQGLIRTCLRLTRVEPEQKPGSRERSQRNLSESEAPPPPSRRRCRHRCRRCCNFCSPPRPHHPPSLLEQRPKSERGRTRSAAAHGSAVVGSPVEPEKRSGRGWVVREDKRRRVVLIGRKTGRRKSWLRSPGIAVEKERGEGIWGVADCSKCEFRVYKGA from the coding sequence ATGAGCCAAGGTCTGATCCGAACATGTTTGCGGTTGACCCGAGTAGAACCCGAACAGAAACCCGGTTCCCGAGAACGAAGCCAGCGAAACCTGTCAGAGTCAGAAGCACCACCGCCGCCATCGCGGCGGCGCTGCCGTCATCGGTGCCGCCGCTGCTGCAACTTCTGTTCACCACCAAGACCCCACCATCCGCCGTCTTTACTGGAGCAACGGCCAAAATCAGAGAGGGGGAGAACCAGGTCCGCCGCTGCTCACGGCAGCGCTGTCGTCGGCTCGCCAGTCGAACCTGAGAAGAGATCGGGTAGGGGGTGGGTGGTGCGAGAGGATAAGAGAAGAAGGGTGGTGTTGATCGGACGAAAAACCGGTCGCCGGAAGTCGTGGCTCCGGTCGCCGGGAATTGCAGTCGAGAAGGAGAGAGGGGAAGGAATATGGGGTGTGGCTGATTGCTCAAAATGTGAATTTAGGGTTTATAAGGGTGCTTAA